Proteins from one Sulfurovum sp. TSL1 genomic window:
- the pgm gene encoding phosphoglucomutase (alpha-D-glucose-1,6-bisphosphate-dependent), whose translation MRLHPYAGKLAPKSMLVNVPELISDYYTKIPDTQDRAQCISFGTSGHRGSSLHKSFNEMHIFAVTQAVCDYRKQAGIGGKLFMGMDTHALSYPAQLTAIEVLAANGVDLYIAEEFGYTPTPVISHAILTHNAKGGPLCDGIVITPSHNPPAYGGFKYNPPHGGPADTDVTDWIEARANEILENDLHDVKRTPLEEALNAKNVTQYDYVTPYVDDLENVIDMDAIAASGILIGADAMGGSGMAYYAAIKARYGLNMEIFHDTLDATFSFMHCDKDGKIRMDCSSPYAMAGLIALKEKYDIAFGNDTDFDRHGIVTQSVGLMNPNHYLSVAISYLAQNRPEWKSDLGIGKTLVSSSMIDRVANDLDKKVIEVPVGFKWFVDGLTTGTLFFGGEESAGASFLRKNGSVWSTDKDGIIMTLLAAEILAVTGKDPGVHYQELTQKFGAPIYARIDAPADARQRSILKKLSPDDVKEKVLAGEPIEAILTNAPGNGAAIGGLKVVAKNGWFALRPSGTEPIYKIYAESFIDEAHLKQIQQEAQAMVSKLF comes from the coding sequence CCGTGGTTCTTCACTGCATAAAAGCTTTAACGAGATGCATATTTTTGCTGTGACACAGGCTGTCTGTGACTACCGTAAACAAGCAGGCATTGGGGGGAAACTCTTTATGGGTATGGATACCCATGCACTCTCCTATCCGGCACAACTCACTGCCATTGAAGTCCTGGCAGCCAATGGTGTCGATCTCTATATCGCCGAAGAGTTTGGCTATACACCCACACCTGTCATATCGCATGCTATTTTGACACACAATGCAAAAGGCGGACCGCTCTGTGACGGTATCGTGATCACACCCTCACATAACCCACCGGCATACGGAGGATTTAAATACAATCCTCCGCATGGCGGACCCGCAGATACAGATGTAACGGATTGGATCGAAGCCCGTGCCAATGAAATTTTAGAAAATGACCTGCATGATGTCAAAAGAACACCCCTTGAAGAGGCCTTAAATGCAAAGAATGTCACCCAGTATGACTATGTGACGCCTTATGTAGATGATCTTGAGAATGTGATAGATATGGATGCCATTGCTGCATCAGGAATTCTCATCGGTGCAGATGCCATGGGTGGATCGGGTATGGCATATTATGCTGCGATCAAAGCACGTTATGGACTCAATATGGAAATATTTCACGACACATTGGACGCTACCTTCTCTTTTATGCACTGTGACAAGGATGGTAAGATCCGTATGGATTGTTCTTCCCCTTATGCGATGGCAGGGCTGATAGCTCTCAAAGAAAAGTATGACATTGCGTTTGGAAACGATACGGATTTTGACCGTCACGGCATTGTCACCCAAAGTGTCGGTCTTATGAACCCCAACCATTACCTCAGTGTCGCCATCAGCTATCTGGCACAGAACCGTCCTGAATGGAAAAGTGACCTGGGTATAGGCAAAACACTCGTAAGCAGCTCTATGATAGACCGTGTCGCCAATGACTTAGACAAAAAAGTGATCGAAGTACCCGTCGGTTTTAAATGGTTCGTTGATGGTCTTACCACCGGCACTCTCTTCTTCGGAGGAGAAGAGAGTGCCGGTGCAAGCTTTTTACGTAAAAACGGTTCGGTGTGGAGCACCGACAAGGACGGTATCATCATGACACTTCTGGCTGCTGAGATACTGGCCGTGACAGGAAAAGATCCCGGTGTGCATTATCAGGAACTGACCCAAAAGTTCGGAGCGCCTATCTACGCACGTATCGATGCACCTGCGGATGCCCGGCAGAGAAGCATCCTTAAAAAACTCTCCCCGGATGATGTAAAGGAAAAAGTACTTGCAGGTGAGCCTATTGAAGCGATACTGACCAATGCCCCGGGTAACGGCGCTGCCATAGGCGGACTGAAAGTGGTAGCAAAGAACGGATGGTTTGCACTCCGCCCCTCAGGAACGGAACCGATCTACAAGATCTATGCCGAGAGTTTCATCGATGAAGCGCATCTCAAACAGATACAGCAAGAAGCACAGGCCATGGTCAGTAAGCTTTTTTAG
- the glgB gene encoding 1,4-alpha-glucan branching protein GlgB → MTYAMHYNVSTLSDLDIYLFKEGNHTKLYEKFGAHTMQHEGLDGVHFAVWAPNAQSVSVRGDFNAYATDSHPLKLREDDSGIWEGFIEGVEQGLTYKYHIVSKFHHIVHDKSDPFAFFSEKPSKSASRIWNIDGYDWQDDTWMKTRHKVNAHDAPVSVYEMHLGSWKRKVEEENRYLSYRELAVELLAYLKQMHYTHVEFMPLTEYPYFGSWGYQVTGYFSATARFGEPQDLMYLIDVLHENGFGVIMDWVPSHFAVDMHGLVNFDGTALYEHEDLQKGFHPEWGSYIFNYGRNEVKSFLISSAMFWLDKYHIDGIRVDAVASMLYLNYARKEGEWTPNVNGGNENLEAVAFLRKLNESVYAQFSDIMMIAEESTAWPMVTRPTSIGGLGFGFKWNMGWMHDTLKYMSYDPIHRQHHHHQLTFSLWYAFDEHFMLPLSHDEVVHMKGSLINKMPGDTNQKFANLRTMYAYMMAHPGKKLLFMGGDIAQYSEWNFEESIDWHLLEDPYHAKLQKMLSDLNLLYRNERAFYQHDEKHAGFEWIDDGDYQHNCISFMRKSDLPDETVYVVCNFADETWENYRIGVPYEGEYVEIFNSQSSVYEGWNIGNVGPLTAVKEPMHGREYAITLTLPPLGVIYLKKV, encoded by the coding sequence ATGACATATGCTATGCATTACAATGTATCAACATTGAGTGATCTTGATATCTATCTGTTCAAAGAAGGAAATCATACGAAACTCTATGAAAAATTCGGTGCGCATACCATGCAGCATGAAGGCCTGGACGGAGTGCACTTTGCTGTGTGGGCACCCAATGCACAGAGTGTGAGCGTACGCGGTGATTTTAATGCCTATGCAACCGATAGTCACCCTCTTAAATTACGGGAAGATGACTCTGGTATCTGGGAAGGTTTTATTGAAGGTGTGGAGCAGGGGCTGACCTATAAGTACCATATCGTCTCAAAGTTCCATCATATTGTCCATGACAAGAGCGACCCTTTTGCTTTTTTCTCAGAAAAACCTTCCAAGTCAGCCTCCCGTATCTGGAACATCGACGGGTATGACTGGCAGGATGACACGTGGATGAAAACACGCCATAAGGTCAATGCTCATGATGCTCCGGTCAGCGTGTATGAAATGCACCTTGGTTCATGGAAGCGAAAGGTAGAAGAAGAGAATCGTTATCTCAGCTACAGAGAATTGGCCGTAGAACTTCTGGCGTACCTCAAACAAATGCATTATACCCATGTGGAGTTCATGCCTTTAACGGAGTATCCGTATTTTGGTTCATGGGGGTATCAGGTCACAGGGTATTTTTCCGCTACGGCGCGTTTTGGTGAGCCTCAAGATCTCATGTATCTCATTGATGTCTTGCATGAGAACGGATTTGGTGTCATTATGGACTGGGTGCCTTCCCATTTTGCCGTAGATATGCATGGACTTGTCAACTTTGACGGTACGGCACTCTATGAACACGAAGACCTGCAAAAGGGTTTTCATCCTGAATGGGGAAGTTATATCTTTAACTATGGGCGTAACGAAGTCAAATCATTTCTTATCTCCTCAGCCATGTTCTGGCTTGACAAATACCACATTGACGGGATTCGTGTGGATGCTGTGGCTTCCATGTTGTATCTGAACTATGCCAGAAAAGAGGGGGAGTGGACACCCAATGTCAACGGGGGAAATGAAAACCTTGAAGCGGTGGCATTTTTACGTAAACTCAATGAAAGCGTTTATGCCCAATTCTCTGATATTATGATGATCGCTGAAGAATCCACAGCATGGCCGATGGTCACACGACCTACAAGTATCGGTGGTCTGGGGTTTGGGTTTAAATGGAATATGGGGTGGATGCATGATACGCTTAAGTACATGAGTTATGATCCGATTCATCGTCAGCATCATCACCATCAGCTCACGTTCAGCCTATGGTATGCGTTTGATGAGCATTTTATGCTGCCTCTCAGTCACGATGAAGTGGTACATATGAAAGGTTCTCTGATCAACAAGATGCCCGGAGACACCAATCAGAAGTTTGCCAATCTGAGAACCATGTATGCGTATATGATGGCTCATCCGGGCAAAAAACTTCTTTTTATGGGAGGAGATATCGCCCAGTACAGTGAGTGGAATTTTGAGGAAAGTATTGATTGGCATCTTCTTGAAGATCCCTACCATGCCAAACTGCAAAAGATGCTCAGTGACCTTAACCTGCTCTATCGCAATGAACGTGCTTTCTACCAGCACGATGAAAAGCATGCCGGTTTTGAGTGGATAGATGACGGGGATTATCAGCATAACTGTATCAGCTTTATGCGTAAAAGTGATCTCCCTGATGAGACAGTCTATGTCGTGTGCAACTTTGCAGATGAGACGTGGGAGAACTATAGGATCGGTGTGCCTTATGAAGGTGAGTATGTGGAGATATTTAACTCTCAGTCCAGTGTTTATGAGGGGTGGAATATCGGCAATGTTGGACCGCTTACAGCGGTCAAAGAACCGATGCACGGACGTGAATATGCGATCACTCTGACACTGCCGCCTTTGGGTGTGATCTACTTGAAAAAAGTATAA
- the glgA gene encoding glycogen synthase GlgA, with translation MDKLHILLAASEVVPFAKSGGLADVAGALPKALRALGHDVRVVMPRYYIVDKEKYGLKALKGSLGVPMGSMGEVWAGVYESTLPGSDVPVYFIEHEGFFGRKGLYDEEGKGYEDNDNRFIFFSKAVMQLAKKLHFRPDVIHANDWHTAAIPVLLNTTYAFDPDFKYTGSLLTIHNLQYQGKFYKGAMDVLGVGWEHFNADELEEFDSINLLKGGIVHADAINAVSQKYAQEIRTPEFGCGLDRLIDAKAYKLYGILNGIDYEEWSPAVDTFIPATYDLDELSGKALCKTALQKEFDLPQQNEIPLIGLVGRLVEQKGITLFSAAMEALMKMDIQIVLLGTGEKWAEHFFSECASKYPEKFACYIGYRNDLAHKIEAGSDMFLMPSLFEPCGLNQIYSLRYGTLPIVHATGGLDDTIENYNSADQSGTGFKFYNATPEALIGTVQWAVDTWYHERSAFKQLQHHAMSKRFNWEEAAHGYEDLYRHIIQGRLKSKEHK, from the coding sequence GTGGATAAGTTACATATCTTACTGGCAGCCTCAGAAGTGGTTCCTTTTGCAAAGAGCGGCGGTTTGGCAGATGTTGCCGGCGCACTTCCCAAAGCACTTCGGGCTTTGGGGCATGATGTGCGTGTGGTGATGCCCCGTTATTATATTGTAGATAAAGAAAAGTATGGATTGAAAGCACTTAAAGGTTCCCTGGGTGTTCCCATGGGCAGTATGGGGGAAGTGTGGGCAGGTGTGTATGAAAGTACGCTGCCCGGGAGTGATGTTCCTGTCTACTTCATAGAGCATGAAGGTTTTTTTGGACGAAAAGGGTTATATGATGAAGAGGGAAAGGGCTATGAGGACAATGACAATCGCTTTATCTTTTTCTCCAAAGCGGTGATGCAGTTAGCCAAAAAGCTGCATTTCAGACCCGACGTGATCCATGCCAATGACTGGCATACAGCAGCCATACCGGTCTTGCTCAATACGACCTATGCATTTGATCCTGACTTTAAATACACCGGATCACTTTTGACCATCCATAATTTGCAGTACCAAGGTAAATTTTACAAAGGTGCAATGGATGTGCTGGGTGTAGGATGGGAGCACTTTAACGCAGATGAACTCGAAGAGTTTGACAGTATCAATCTGCTTAAAGGCGGTATCGTACATGCGGATGCCATCAATGCAGTGAGTCAGAAATATGCCCAGGAGATACGTACACCGGAGTTTGGGTGTGGGCTGGACAGGCTTATCGATGCAAAGGCATATAAGCTCTACGGTATCCTCAACGGGATAGATTATGAAGAGTGGAGCCCTGCCGTAGACACTTTCATTCCTGCGACCTATGATCTGGATGAGCTTTCGGGCAAGGCACTCTGTAAAACAGCTTTGCAAAAAGAGTTCGATCTCCCACAGCAAAACGAAATACCGCTCATAGGCCTGGTCGGCCGTCTTGTGGAACAAAAAGGTATTACCCTGTTCTCAGCTGCGATGGAAGCATTGATGAAAATGGATATTCAGATCGTACTGTTGGGTACAGGAGAGAAGTGGGCAGAGCACTTTTTCTCAGAATGTGCATCCAAATATCCTGAAAAATTCGCCTGTTATATCGGATACCGCAATGACCTTGCCCATAAGATCGAAGCAGGCAGTGATATGTTCCTTATGCCTTCGCTTTTTGAACCCTGCGGACTCAATCAGATCTACAGTCTGCGTTACGGCACCCTGCCAATCGTACATGCGACGGGCGGATTGGATGATACCATAGAAAATTATAACAGTGCAGATCAAAGCGGAACAGGGTTCAAGTTTTACAACGCAACCCCTGAGGCATTGATAGGAACGGTACAATGGGCAGTCGATACCTGGTATCATGAGAGATCCGCTTTCAAACAACTCCAGCATCATGCGATGTCAAAGCGTTTTAACTGGGAAGAAGCTGCACACGGTTATGAAGACCTCTATCGTCATATTATTCAGGGCCGTCTTAAAAGCAAGGAGCACAAATGA
- a CDS encoding glycogen synthase produces the protein MMGNARVLFAASEVYPFAKSGGLADVAYSLPKTLNETYDVDVIMPLYQFIDREAFGIQEMGETFDIIMGKKIYPVRVYICKYEEMRCLFVYTPLLCDREFLYGPPQGGYEDNDIRFALFNYAILEMVKRDTYAIVHLNDWQTALLPLLLKNKPEIETKSLFTIHNLAYQGIFEKKALARLGIDEKYFHMDCLEFYGKMNFMKAGIAFADKITTVSPTYAKEILTPEFGCGLEGFLQYHSDKLTGIVNGIDTEHFSPYNDKMLLKPYTDLRGKAVNKSAFFEEIKMKEEQRPLIIFIGRFTWQKGLEIFIDALPDMAQMACNIVVLGDGEPQYYDAIKAIAQKHDNIYLESGYDEALSHRMYAASDFFLMPSLFEPCGLAQMIAMHYGSIPIVHSVGGLADTVYDHAAFDSKSQKGYGIVFTKPDHDALLDAVKQALLLYGTKTTYSKIVNHNMQCDFSWRESGKLYIKEYEKLREKGLRG, from the coding sequence ATGATGGGTAATGCACGGGTACTGTTTGCAGCAAGTGAGGTGTATCCTTTTGCTAAAAGCGGCGGACTTGCTGATGTCGCATACAGTTTGCCCAAAACATTAAATGAAACGTATGACGTTGATGTCATCATGCCCCTGTATCAGTTTATTGACCGTGAAGCATTTGGTATACAGGAAATGGGGGAAACCTTCGATATCATTATGGGAAAGAAAATCTATCCTGTTAGGGTTTATATTTGCAAATATGAAGAGATGCGCTGTCTTTTTGTCTATACTCCGCTCCTATGTGACAGGGAGTTTCTCTATGGACCGCCTCAAGGCGGTTATGAAGATAATGACATCCGCTTTGCACTGTTTAATTATGCCATTCTGGAAATGGTGAAACGGGACACTTATGCGATCGTACACCTCAATGACTGGCAAACTGCTCTGCTGCCTTTGTTGCTGAAGAACAAACCTGAGATAGAAACAAAAAGTCTTTTTACTATTCATAACCTTGCCTACCAGGGTATTTTTGAAAAAAAAGCACTTGCCAGACTGGGCATCGATGAAAAATATTTTCATATGGATTGTCTGGAATTTTACGGGAAGATGAATTTTATGAAAGCAGGGATCGCCTTTGCTGACAAGATCACAACGGTCAGTCCTACCTATGCCAAAGAGATATTGACCCCAGAGTTCGGATGTGGTCTTGAAGGATTCCTGCAATACCACAGTGACAAACTCACAGGCATCGTGAACGGCATTGATACCGAACATTTTTCACCATACAATGACAAGATGCTTCTAAAACCCTATACAGATCTAAGAGGAAAAGCAGTCAATAAAAGCGCTTTTTTTGAAGAGATAAAGATGAAAGAAGAGCAAAGACCTCTGATCATTTTTATAGGACGTTTTACCTGGCAAAAAGGCTTGGAGATCTTTATTGATGCTTTGCCTGATATGGCTCAAATGGCATGCAATATTGTCGTCCTGGGAGACGGAGAGCCCCAATACTATGATGCGATCAAAGCGATAGCACAGAAACATGACAATATCTACCTGGAGTCAGGCTATGATGAAGCACTCTCACACCGTATGTACGCAGCTTCTGATTTCTTTTTGATGCCGTCACTGTTCGAACCCTGCGGATTGGCACAAATGATCGCCATGCATTATGGATCGATACCTATCGTACATAGTGTGGGAGGGTTGGCAGATACGGTATATGATCATGCAGCCTTTGATAGCAAAAGTCAAAAAGGGTACGGGATCGTCTTTACCAAACCAGATCACGATGCATTGTTGGATGCTGTGAAACAAGCTTTACTGCTGTATGGCACGAAAACAACATATAGCAAAATAGTGAACCATAATATGCAGTGTGATTTTTCATGGAGAGAGAGCGGCAAACTATATATTAAAGAATATGAAAAATTGAGAGAAAAGGGTCTACGTGGATAA
- a CDS encoding DUF4931 domain-containing protein, with product MSDIRHDRVHGTHVIIAPERLHRPHCYGVEAKEETAKEHCPFCEGNESMTPPEIFAIREQGSLPNKKGWKTRVVPNLYKAVQIEAPYEHHYGFFERWEGFGAHELIIDTPEHHTSITQWSESDVVQWLQTLRARVADLRKDERIAYISLFKNEGSEAGASQQHCHTQLIGLPIVPKLLKERYQRSFTYYKQNACALLESEIEQEEASSERIVATHGAFTAYCPYASAYPFEVIISSKKALGQIDTLHDETIAEVAPLLLLILKNMGKQLGCFTFNLSISTPPLQSRAFEYDILTHTDEICRFAIRIMPRLYHLAGFEVTTGININPVAPEYAAKLLRESNDG from the coding sequence ATGTCTGATATTAGACATGACCGAGTACATGGCACACATGTGATCATCGCACCCGAACGTTTACACCGGCCCCATTGTTACGGTGTCGAAGCGAAGGAAGAGACAGCCAAAGAGCATTGTCCATTTTGTGAAGGAAATGAGTCTATGACGCCTCCTGAGATCTTTGCTATCAGAGAACAAGGTTCACTTCCAAATAAAAAAGGTTGGAAGACACGGGTGGTGCCAAATCTTTATAAAGCGGTTCAGATCGAAGCACCGTATGAACATCATTATGGATTTTTTGAGCGTTGGGAAGGCTTTGGTGCACATGAACTGATCATCGATACGCCTGAACATCATACTTCCATCACACAATGGAGTGAGAGTGATGTGGTGCAGTGGTTGCAAACATTGCGGGCAAGGGTTGCTGACCTGCGAAAAGATGAACGTATTGCCTACATTTCACTCTTTAAAAATGAGGGAAGTGAGGCGGGTGCTTCACAGCAGCATTGTCATACACAGCTCATAGGACTGCCCATTGTCCCAAAGCTACTCAAAGAGAGGTATCAGCGCAGCTTTACTTACTATAAACAGAATGCGTGTGCTTTGTTGGAGTCAGAGATCGAGCAGGAGGAAGCATCCAGTGAACGCATTGTAGCCACACATGGTGCATTTACAGCCTATTGTCCTTATGCAAGTGCCTATCCTTTTGAAGTGATCATCAGTTCCAAAAAAGCTTTGGGACAGATAGATACCCTTCATGATGAGACGATAGCAGAGGTCGCACCGCTTCTACTTCTTATACTAAAAAATATGGGAAAGCAGTTGGGTTGTTTTACTTTTAATCTTTCCATCAGCACTCCGCCTTTACAGTCGAGAGCATTTGAATATGATATACTCACACATACAGATGAGATATGCCGTTTTGCGATCCGCATTATGCCGCGTCTCTATCATTTGGCCGGGTTCGAAGTGACTACAGGCATCAATATAAATCCTGTTGCACCTGAATATGCGGCAAAGCTTTTACGGGAGAGTAATGATGGGTAA
- a CDS encoding alpha-amylase/4-alpha-glucanotransferase domain-containing protein, whose amino-acid sequence MVNNTKLLFGIHMHQPVDNFEWVIKHGVAVCYGPFFEVMSKYPEFRFAVHCSGWLMEQIETFHPKLYKQIRTLAEKGSIEFFSAGYYEPILSVIPSEDRVTQINMLSDSIASAFKQTPKGLWLTERVWESSLIPDLKRAGIQYTVMDDYHFQCAGFDEEVLDGYYMSEEGGDEIGLFPISKKLRYAIPFLNVDAAVKAIKSYKREENAAAIIFDDAEKFGMWPGTYEWVYEKGWLEKFVQTVLADDEIETMHYGTYYEEACTRGIAYLPNVSYYEMGEWSLRADDTLKLEAFKEEMGHDRYEKEGVKFLQGGIWKNFFVKYEESNRIHKRMMELAKVRKEVKKPAFDTALYKAQTNDALWHGVFGGLYLPNLRDNAYHYIIEAENIRYKKKSVLVTDQNELDGYDKVKAVTPQYIFRFDAAHGGQLVEFDNREACFNWQNSLTRRKEAYHQRLFENTPKEKVPMAEEGIDTIHHAAVKIDDTLRNEIIYDWYLKNSFIDHISDEHFCTESFKHCDFHEFGDFSNQPFDVFVDNKSVRFSREGGLYFPQKVPSKIEKCYIPHKHGFDFEISLSTHAEGDFNYILEHNFHFCDYESITINTVPLLDQGTLLGTDRLEIYDAELNQNIVITLDQTCDIHYFQLKTLSQSEDGFDLSVQGISFAMVIPFSKYISITGTLEVEDV is encoded by the coding sequence ATGGTAAATAATACAAAACTGCTTTTTGGCATTCATATGCATCAACCCGTCGATAATTTCGAATGGGTGATCAAACATGGTGTGGCTGTCTGTTATGGTCCTTTTTTTGAAGTGATGAGCAAGTATCCGGAGTTTCGTTTTGCGGTCCATTGCAGCGGATGGCTCATGGAACAGATAGAAACATTTCATCCCAAGCTCTATAAACAGATCAGAACATTGGCCGAGAAGGGAAGTATAGAGTTCTTTTCTGCAGGGTATTATGAACCGATCTTAAGCGTGATACCTTCAGAAGACCGTGTGACACAGATCAACATGCTCAGTGACTCCATTGCCTCAGCGTTTAAACAGACACCAAAGGGACTTTGGCTGACAGAACGTGTTTGGGAGTCTTCTCTCATCCCTGATCTGAAGCGTGCAGGTATCCAATATACGGTCATGGATGATTACCATTTTCAGTGTGCCGGTTTTGATGAAGAGGTCTTGGATGGGTATTATATGAGTGAAGAGGGAGGAGATGAGATCGGTCTTTTCCCTATCAGTAAGAAGCTGCGTTATGCGATCCCTTTTTTGAATGTGGATGCCGCCGTTAAAGCGATCAAATCATACAAACGGGAAGAGAATGCTGCAGCGATCATCTTCGATGATGCAGAGAAGTTCGGTATGTGGCCGGGTACCTATGAATGGGTGTATGAAAAAGGGTGGCTCGAAAAATTTGTGCAGACTGTTTTGGCCGATGATGAGATAGAGACGATGCATTATGGTACCTATTATGAAGAGGCGTGTACACGCGGTATTGCCTATCTGCCCAATGTCTCCTACTATGAGATGGGTGAGTGGAGCCTTCGTGCTGATGATACACTGAAACTCGAAGCCTTTAAAGAAGAGATGGGACATGACCGTTATGAAAAAGAGGGCGTGAAGTTCCTTCAAGGCGGCATCTGGAAAAATTTCTTTGTGAAGTATGAAGAGAGCAACCGTATCCATAAACGTATGATGGAGCTTGCAAAAGTGCGTAAAGAGGTAAAAAAACCTGCTTTTGATACAGCACTCTATAAAGCACAAACGAATGATGCTTTATGGCATGGGGTGTTTGGAGGGCTGTATCTGCCAAACCTCAGAGACAATGCCTATCACTATATCATCGAGGCAGAGAATATACGTTATAAGAAAAAAAGTGTGTTGGTGACCGATCAAAATGAATTGGACGGCTATGACAAAGTGAAAGCTGTGACACCACAATATATCTTTCGATTTGATGCGGCACATGGGGGGCAGTTGGTCGAATTTGACAATCGGGAAGCCTGCTTTAACTGGCAGAACAGTTTAACCCGTCGTAAAGAAGCCTATCATCAGCGTTTGTTCGAAAATACACCTAAGGAGAAAGTGCCTATGGCAGAAGAGGGGATCGATACGATCCACCATGCTGCTGTCAAGATCGATGATACCTTGCGTAATGAGATCATTTATGACTGGTATCTTAAAAACTCTTTTATCGATCATATCTCGGATGAGCATTTCTGCACGGAGAGTTTCAAACATTGTGATTTTCACGAATTTGGGGATTTTTCCAACCAGCCTTTCGATGTGTTTGTAGATAACAAGAGCGTACGCTTCTCCAGGGAAGGGGGTTTGTATTTCCCGCAAAAAGTACCGTCTAAGATTGAGAAGTGTTATATCCCGCATAAACACGGATTTGATTTTGAGATCAGCCTGTCTACACATGCAGAAGGAGATTTCAACTATATACTTGAGCATAATTTTCACTTTTGTGACTATGAATCCATCACCATAAACACAGTTCCCTTATTGGATCAGGGAACGCTTTTGGGTACCGATAGGCTTGAGATCTATGATGCAGAACTCAACCAGAATATCGTGATCACTCTCGATCAGACCTGTGATATCCATTATTTCCAACTCAAAACCCTTTCTCAAAGTGAAGACGGATTTGATCTTAGTGTACAGGGTATCAGTTTCGCTATGGTGATACCGTTCAGTAAGTATATATCCATCACGGGCACCCTGGAGGTAGAAGATGTCTGA